A genomic window from Excalfactoria chinensis isolate bCotChi1 chromosome 18, bCotChi1.hap2, whole genome shotgun sequence includes:
- the PTGES gene encoding prostaglandin E synthase isoform X1, which translates to MGAAEGQGRSSASPTMMGNTVFLSFAFYSTILILKMYVVAIITGQVRLRKKAFANPEDALRNGGLQYYREDPDVERCRRAHRNDMENIFPFLFLGAVYSLLDPSPAVARIHFFIFCVGRIVHTVAYLLKLRAPTRSVAYSVAQLPCFSMALQILLAAAPYW; encoded by the exons ATGGGTGCAGCAGAA GGCCAAGGCAGGAGCTCTGCATCCCCCACAATGATGGGGAACACCGTGTTCCTGTCATTCGCCTTCTACAGCACGATCCTGATTCTAAAGATGTATGTCGTTGCCATCATCACGGGACAAGTGAGGCTCAGGAAGAAG GCGTTTGCTAACCCAGAGGATGCACTGCGCAACGGAGGGCTGCAGTACTACCGGGAGGACCCCGATGTGGAGCGCTGCCGCAG GGCGCATCGCAACGACATGGAGAAcatcttccccttcctcttcctcggAGCTGTGTACTCTCTGCTGGACCCGAGTCCTGCAGTGGCCAGGATCCActtcttcatcttctgtgtGGGACGCATTGTGCACACTGTGGCCTACCTGCTGAAGCTGAGGGCTCCCACACGCTCCGTGGCATACagtgtggcacagctgccctgcTTCTCCATGGCCCTGCAGATCCTCCTGGCAGCTGCCCCTTATTGGTAG
- the PTGES gene encoding prostaglandin E synthase isoform X2 codes for MMGNTVFLSFAFYSTILILKMYVVAIITGQVRLRKKAFANPEDALRNGGLQYYREDPDVERCRRAHRNDMENIFPFLFLGAVYSLLDPSPAVARIHFFIFCVGRIVHTVAYLLKLRAPTRSVAYSVAQLPCFSMALQILLAAAPYW; via the exons ATGATGGGGAACACCGTGTTCCTGTCATTCGCCTTCTACAGCACGATCCTGATTCTAAAGATGTATGTCGTTGCCATCATCACGGGACAAGTGAGGCTCAGGAAGAAG GCGTTTGCTAACCCAGAGGATGCACTGCGCAACGGAGGGCTGCAGTACTACCGGGAGGACCCCGATGTGGAGCGCTGCCGCAG GGCGCATCGCAACGACATGGAGAAcatcttccccttcctcttcctcggAGCTGTGTACTCTCTGCTGGACCCGAGTCCTGCAGTGGCCAGGATCCActtcttcatcttctgtgtGGGACGCATTGTGCACACTGTGGCCTACCTGCTGAAGCTGAGGGCTCCCACACGCTCCGTGGCATACagtgtggcacagctgccctgcTTCTCCATGGCCCTGCAGATCCTCCTGGCAGCTGCCCCTTATTGGTAG